The sequence ATTCACGCTTCCCACCCACCAACAGCCAGATTCTCACCTTACACAGGCATAGGCAGTTATCCCTACTTTTCTCCCCATTTAGCTACAGTTCCAACAGCTTACAAAGCTGAAACCAGAATtttacacattaaaataaaactttttttttttttaccagagcgctgctcagctctggtttatggtggtgctggggattggacctgggactttgtggagcctcagacatgagtctctgcgtaaccattatgctgtctacccccacccttatttgtttatttaaaatatttttttttatttgttaatgagagagacacagagagaaagatctagagagagaaactagagcactgctcagctctggcatatggtggggctggggattgaacctgggaccttggtccctcaggcatgaaagtctttttgcataaccattatgctgcctccccagcccaatgacctgtgtggtctgggagttgttgcaatggataaagtgttggactctcaagcatgaggtcctgagttcagttcccggcagcacatgtatcagagtgatgtctggttgtctctctactaactttctcatgaataaataaaatatttaaaaaagaaagaaagggggttgggtggtggtgcagcaggttaagtgcacatggtgcgaattgcaaagaccagcataatgatcccagttcaaacccccagctccccacctgcagggagtcactttgcaagcagtgaagcaggtctgcaggtgtctgtctttctctccctctctctgtctttccctcctctctccatttctctctgtcctatccaacaacaacaacatcagtgacaacaataaggacaacaacaaggcaataaaatgggaaaaagtctccaggagcagtggattcatagtgcaggcacagagccccagcagtaaccctggaggcaaaaaaaaaaaaaaaaaaggacaacttgTGACCTGTAGACATTTCTTTAATGGACTTCCCTATTCCCCActagtgtccccccccccccatctaggaATAATAGTTCCATTGGGTGGCAGggcagatagcatcatggttatgtaaagagactgtcatgcttgagactccaagttccaggttcaatccctagcaccaccgtaagccagaggtaaacagtgttctgattaaaaataaataaataaaatagaatcccAAGGACTACATTTTGGTTCTGAGCTGCCTGCTTAAGTAGAGCTGGTCATATGTTTTCAGAGTGTCACCTAGTTGTCCCCAACCCTGGGCTAGCATAGAACAGTCATCTGTTGCTCTTGGAAAGTGGCAGATTCCCCCCATCCCCCATAAATCAAAGCCTGTgactataaacatttttttaaaaaatatttatttattcccttttgttgcccttgttgttttattgttgtagttactgttgtcgttgttggataggacagagagaaatggagagaggaggggaagacggggagagaaagacacctgcagacctgcttcactgcctgtgaagcgactcccctgcaggtggggagccgggggcttgaaccgggatccttatgcctgtccttgcacttcatgccacgtgtgcttaacccgctgcgctaccacccgactcttgaCTATAAACATTTTTAAGATTTTCCTGATGACTCTAATATCTTTGCAGGCTTGAGGAGCATGTGTGCACAAAAGGTGCTTCAGATCTGGGGTTCCCAACTGTGGAGCAAGCTGggggctttaaaaaaaagatttgggggttgggcagtagcacaacgggtcaagtgcacatggtgcaaagcttaaggaccggcatgaggatcccagttcaagcccctggctccccacatgcaggggcgtcgcttcacaggtggtgaagcagatctgcaggtgtctgtctttctccccctctctgtcttcccctcctctctccatttctctctgtcctatccaaaaacaacgacagcaataacagtaataataacagcaatgataaacaaggccAACACAAGGGGGGAAAAATATTTAATTCCTCCTTTGACCTCCAGGGATTCTGGGCTTTACGCAGACTGGGAAGCAGCTTTGGACAtttagattttcctttcttttttaaaaattatatgagaGATGGTTTCatatgagacacacagagaagccACTCTGGTACAcgcggtgccagggattgaactggaagcctcaggcatgaaagtttcatGCTATGCGAATTGAGTCATTTCCCCCTGTtgtaacagtgaaaaaaaaattttttttaaagcttctacAGTGGTTCTGAAACGCCACTGAGTTTGTGAGCCACTGCTCTTgagttttcatctttttttttgagaCGATTTGCTCTCCTGAGTTGAAAACTCTCAACGTCCACATATCTCTCCCACCTTTATAAACACCAAGGTCTGCACTTATTCTGTTTGCAGCCCAGAAATATTTTCCTTCATGGCTCTGATCAGCGAGTGAAAATAGGAGACTTTGGACTGGCCTGCGCAGACATCCTGCAGAAGAACCGAGCCTGGTcccagggagaagggaagagtaaGTTGCCTCCTGCATTCAGAGAGGGAAACTTGGTGAACATGCCGGTATCTCGTCAGAGTCGTCAAGACCAAATAATGAGCAGGAGCTGCACTGTGTTGATCAGAATCATGGCCCTCAGTGTCGCCGTTTCTAATTACAGGAACCCTGACGCACACGTCCAGAGTGGGCACCTGTCTCTACGCTTCGCCGGAACAGCTGGAGGGATCGGAGTATGATGCTAAGGTAGTGCTGGTTGCTTTGTACCCTTCTGTTGTCAGTTTGTGTTGCTGCGGCCTCGCAGATGTGTGAGTCAGCAGGAAGCCCCGGCACAGGTTTTTCAGATGGACAGATAGCCCATGGGAAACACATCACAGCTCTGAACCTTCCCCCAGTGTCTGGTGCTGCCGGGGCTGggtcctgggtcacatgcatggtgaGGCAGCCACTGTCTGTGTGGTGAACTGTCTCACTGGCCACTGACACCCCATCCTCCCCCCGGCTGCTTTGCTGTTCTTTCTTTAAGATGGGGGTAGAGGAGACAGGCCAGACCTCAGGCTCGAGAGCCAGGCGCACTACCAGTTGAGCTAGTCCCCAGCTTCCACTTTGCTGTTCTAAGTCTGGGTGACGGGGGTATGTTTGAATGGGTTTTCCCTTTATATAGAAGCTGGAATTGAGAGAAGCCCATCACAGGGAAGCTTGCTGACTCCCCTTGAAATGGATCACAGATGCTGAGAAGCATGCGCCCCTTTGCCCCTTGAAGGAATGTTCAAGTacgtctttttttattttttgcctccacggttatcactgcactatgaattcactgctcctggagaccactattcattcttttatttttgataggacaggacagaaagaaattgagagtagggggaaatagagagggagacacatgcagacctgctttaccacttgtaaagcgacccccctgcaggtggggagccaggttcttgtgcttagcgttatgtacgcttaacctggtgtgccaccacccaaccccctcccttttttttttttttttttttttaccagagcactgttcagctctggcttatggtggagtgggggattgaacctgggacctgactgagcctcaggcaggagagtctgtttgcatagccattatgctatctactcccacccccttttttttttttcttttttacaagagcactgatcagctctggctgatggtggtgctggggactgaacctgggacttggggagCCTTAAGAATGAAAGTTTTTGCAGGGGGTgggcggtaggtagtgcagcaggttaagcgcacatggcgccaagtgcaaggacctgtgtaaagattctggtttgaacccccagcttccccctggtgaagcaggtctgctggtgtctatctttttttttttttatatttatttattttcccttttgttgcccttgttgtttttattgatgttgttattgttgttgttggataggacagagagaaatggagagagatcgggaagacagagagggagagagaaagacagacacctgtagacctgcttcacagcctgtgaagcgactcccctgcaggtggggagccgggggcttgaaccaggatccttgtgcaggtccttgcgctttgcgccacgtgcgcttaacccactgcgctaccgcccgactccctgctggtatctatctttcctcatctctgtcctcctctcctctctcagtttctccctgtcctatccaacagcaatggcaacaataacaacaagagcaaaaaaaaaaataggaaaaatggcttccaggagcagtggattcatagtgcagacactgagccctagtgataaccctggaggcaaaaaataaataaaaaaaataataagtctttttgcataaccattatgctgcctaccccGCCATAGATCCTTTTCTCAAGAGAGCAGCCCTGGTGAATTCTCTTGCTTTTGAAGATCCATTTAGCATTTTCATGATCAGGGAAGAACAGCCAGAAACAAGCATGGCTGCCCCTAAAATCCTGTTGAGCACAGACCCTCCTAAGAGGATTTCTAGACCTGGCCTGAGTTACATGCAGAGTTGGTCAGACTTTACCATGCTTGCTAGGAGCGCAGGTGAGACAGATTGGCTCCGGGGACCCCCTGTGCCCACCAGTGGCTGGCACCAGCACACGAAAGCCCAGAGCGCCCAGACCCTGAGGGCTGGTGTCAGAGCTGTGGCCACGGCCACTGAAGGAGTGGCACCACCCACCCCTTTTCTGGCCGCGTCTCGTCCTCTTGGACTAAATTCCGATTCGTGAGAGACAGTGGGAGGTGTGGGGTTGTGCGCCGCCCCTCCGCAGAGCAGGTGGTATAAGCAGTCTTAGAAGTGCCTCAtcgctcaggaggtggcacagtcacCAGTGTTGGAAGCCTCCAGCACGAGCTCGCACGTTTGATCCCTGACTGCAGGTGccagtgacactctggttctccctccctttttctcttggaAAAATAAATCATAGGAAAGAGATCGCTCTTTGTTTGAGAGAGCATTGTGCTGAAATGAAGGGGCGATTCTCATGTGGCACGTGGctttcccctcccccagtctGACATGTACAGCCTGGGCGTGATCCTGCTGGAACTCTTCCAGCCGTTTGGGACAGAGATGGAACGCGCACAGGTGCTCACGGGCTTGCGAGCTGAGCAGGTCCCCGACTCCCTGAGCAGAAGGTGTCCCATACAAGCCAAGTACATCCAGCAGCTAACAAGGAGGAACTCGGCCCTGAGGCCGTCTGCTGAGCAGCTGCTGCAAAGTGAGCTCTTCCAGAATTCAGGAAACGTAAGTAGACTTCCACTCATACGGAACACGACGTGGGGTCAGTGAATGagtccaggacctcacacatgaacTCCGGAACTACCtggtccagttttttttttttttttttttaaataagaggcttatttttatttaattaatttttcccttttgttgccctttttttttttttaaaataagaggcttatttttaatttatttttcccttttgttgcccttgttgtttttcattgttgttgtagttactattgttgttgttattgatggccttgttggataggacagagaaaaatggagaagaggaagggaagacagagggggagagaaagacacctgcagacctgcttcatcacctgtgaagcgacttccctgtagatggggagcctggggttcaaaccaggatcctaacgccagtccttatgctttgcgtcacgtgtacttaaccctctgtgcccgATTCCCGCCAGTTTTTATTTACACTGGGGGGTGGGACTAGGAgtaccaagccccccccccccttgtcccTGGAGCCCCTAGTGCTGTTCATGGTGGTTCCACGTGGTGCTGGGGAGCAAAACCAGGACCTCAAGTGTGGAAGGCAGGCTCACTCTCTAGGCCCAGAGTCTTTAAGTTGTGAGTTTTGTTTCATAAACAGTCAAATTAGGGATTGAGGTTCACAGAAGTGGACTATTTAAACCATCCAGTtggacccactttttttttttttttgcctccagggttttcactggggcttggtgccagcactacaaatccactgctcctggaggctatttttttttttctcttttgttgctcttgttgttgttggataggacagagaaatgaagagaggagggaagacgggatagacacctgcagacctgcttcactgcttgtgaagtgcccccccccccccccccgctggagggcagccggggctagaactgggatccttacactggttcttgcgcttcacacaatgtgctcttaacccactgcactaccgcccccccctttttttattggataggacagaaaaagtgagagaggtggggagataaggagagagaagacTTCTGCAAATatgtttcactgattgtgaagtatcggccctgcaggtggggagtcaggggcttgaacccggatccttgcgtgggtgcttgtgcttagtactttgcgcgcttaactgggtgtgccacctccccaccccGCACATACTTTTTATAGTCCAGATAAGCAAAACAGATGACCACTGCCAGCACCTGCTCGTCTTAGCccaaggtggctcagtggctagagcactggacttacatAAGCATGAGGTTCCGGCTTGTCCCTACAACTGCGTGGGCCAgcgtgatgctctagttctttctctaccACTAAGAAATTATTAAGACCCTGCAGATCCTCTGCATAGGATCACAGGGCTACAATGCTTGAGGCACCAGCCTTGTTCCCAACAAGGCAcatgccagagctgggcagttgtCTGGTCTtcctcataaaaaaagaaatcttcaaaAAATTACAACTGTTACTCTGCTGCCTGTGAATGGAGTGAGAGGTGTGATGTGACTGATCAGTCATTTCGCTGGCCACAGAGGACTAGACTGAGGACCAGAGCTTCTTATTGGAGCCAAGTGCCGGCGTTTCCCCAAGAAGAGTGGCCACCTTAATGGGCTGTTGACTTCTGTCTCCACAGGTCAACCTTACCCTTCAGATGAAGATTCTGGAGCAGCAAAGAGAAATCGAGGCCCTCAAGAAGCAGCTACACCTTCTTTCTCAGGAGAAAGGGATCCAGGCTGATGTGCAGGGCGGGAGAATGCCTGTCTAGCCGGAGGGGCCAACATTCTCTCATCAACTGGACTGTAGATTTCTGATCTTTATTATAGAAGGTACAATTTAGTAAGCCTGTCTGAGATTAAAGTGAgttcatggggccgggtggtggcacacctggttgttacCATGCccgaagacccaggtttaagcccctggtccccacctgcaggggaaaagctttgcgagtggtgaagcagggctgcaggtgactctctctctccctcactatcccccctaccctcttgattgctggctgtctctatccaactaataaataaaagataatcaaaaatattttttaaaagtgagttCATGAACACCTCCCCCCAAGCTCCTTTATGACCATCTTGAGCTTGGTGGCTGGGGAAGTGGTGTAGTGCACACACACCGCTTAGGCTCAGTTTACCTGTGGCACATTGAAGCAGCCCAAAGCCTGCTGTCCACTCAGCCTGCCCGCTCATGCCCTCCAAGCTCCCAGTCCAGGAGCATTTCTCACTGTAACATCactgtcctttttttccccccttccctccagggttatctctggggctcggtgcctgtactacgaattcactgcttctggaggccatttttcccttttcttgtccttgctgtttatcattattattactgttgttgttgcataggagagaaatcgagaggagggaagacggggaagagaaagacacacctgtagatctgcttcaccgcctgtgaagtgaccccccctgtaggtggggggctcgaacctggatccttttgccggtcctagCACttgatgccatgtgcacttaacccgctgcaccaacaCCCATCCCCCATCACTGTCCTTCTAAACTATGCACGTAGAAATCAGTGAATCTTTGTCCTGGGCTCTGCCCGCAGACCCCCCACATCCTCCGATCCTCCTGACTGAGGCCCCTGCCTAAGCACAGGCCTGCAGTCCCGGGCGGCTCCAGTGTGGAGCGCTGCTAATCTCCTAACCCCTCACTGCTGCCGGCAAGGTTACCACGCAGCCCTGGATCAGCCCCCTCCCCGGCTATCTGCTGGTCTGAGGAGGAAGTTTGACTTCGTAGACTCAGCCCACTCCTGTCTGTGGCCTTGGTCATGGCGGACTGAAAGCCATGCCTGTCCCAGCTCCTGAGACCCACAAGCAGTTCTGACTGTGCTGTTCCCGTGCTACTCGGGCCTTTAATGCAGCCCTCGACTCCCACTGTCCACATTCCTCCAGGTGCAATGTGACGCTCGCTCTGGTGTGCCCACCCACAattttaaaggaaaggaaaagcacAAATCACATGACGCTTTTATTGACACCCGGCAAGTGGCCTGAAGACTTCTGAGTCTTAATCCCTTTGAGAACAGCAGGCAACAAACAGCACCATGGTTAGGAACCAAACTCGCTAGAATCAGTGTCTGAGGTTCACCTGAGGAGCTTGAGGGCGGTGCTGAAAGGGGCCAGGTTCTCACAGGCCCGCACCCACCTTTGCACGTTGGCGGGCAGCGTCCCGTCGCCACCTCCTATCTGCTGGAGCACCGACCACAGCACGACATCTGCCACCGTGAGTTCGTTCCCCACCAGCCAGGGGCTCTTCCCCAGGGCTGAGTTCATGGAGCGGAACACGGCGGCTTTCTCTttgctgctgccctgcttcagctGGAACATGGCTATATCCACCCAGCCGTCTATGAGGGTCGAGTTGACGGCGTCATGCTTCTGGCCAAACAGGGAGAACAGGAAACGCGCGATGTTCCCTTCTCCTTCGATGGGACACATCTTCTGGACGCTGAACTTCATTTGAGTCTTTGGCACTGAAAAGGAGACACAGCAGGGGCTGTGAGGAAGAGGATGGCAGGAAGGTAGCTCTGCATGGTGGGGTCACCCACCAGTAGGGCCTGGCGACCAGGGAAAGTGCAGGAAAACCCCATTtcctgcctgaagcaccaaaggccccaggttaaatccccagcacctcacagtgctctgggggagggagggggggtgggAATCACCTCAGCCTGTTTTCAAAAGGCTTCAGGCTCAGGAAGTTTAATGTGTGAGCATTTAGTGCAGACCTTACTTGAAAAAGTAAGCATTTCAGTGGGTTTTATTCCTGGTGGGGACATGTGTGATCCAATACTCCTAGTGAAACCTTCCGATCACTCAATTTCagacaggggcagagagaggagagacggcaCCATTAGTGGAGCTTTCCTAGGTGCCGTGCCTGGTGCTCCCGTGCTGCTGGGGCCTTGAGCCCACATTCTCGCAGGCAGCAaactgtgtgctctgctgggtgagggACTCCAGCCCCCACGTCTGCCGTTTGCTCAGGACACTGTTCAAGCTGGAGGGAACCTCAGACCTGCGGCTCCAGCGCCTCCCTGTGTCTAAGGACCTGGAGGACGATGACCAGGCCTAGGATGCCCACCTGCCTCGCAAAGGCtctctgtgggggctggggcaccaggaTTGGATGACCCGAGCCCACACCCCTCTTACGTGAGTGGGCCATGAGAGCAGGCGGCAGTGGGGTCTCAAGTAGGGACGCCCCCCATCCTCCTGTGGCCACCGGAGAGGAGACTGTTAACGTCGACTTAATGCTGGGCTTTGGAGGCAGGATGTCTGGGATGGCCGTCGCTTTCTCCCCCAAAGCTGTGCCCTGAGTTAGAGACCCTAAGCCCCCCCTAAGAACAGGGTACCGGGGGCCATGACTCTGCTGTGCTTCCAGCCTCTCAGACAACCTGACTCCACAGCAGAGAGCCGGAGAGCCTGGATGCCCTGGGGTGCCAGCCCAGCCCCTCCTGGCCTCCCGTCCCATCACGCTACTCGTTCTCTCCACCTACCATTCTTCCAAATCAGAGTGAAGCCCAGCTGGTACTCATGGCGCGGCTGGAGTTTAGCCTGCTCTCCGAAGCACTTGAGAAGGTTTTCTGGCACATTCTTGACAGCCGAGTGCGTGTGGACAGTGGACAGGACCCTGTAGTGCTCACAGAGCAGCTGGTGCAGCACCAGCAGAGAGAGGGGCGGCGAGGCAGGATTGGCGTTGATGACAATGTCTTGCAGCGCACCGTAGTCCTGGGGAGAGACCCGCACAAAGCAGTGTTACTGCCATCCCAGCGGTTAGCTCTGCGCCCGCCAGGCAGTTCTCAGGACCCAGCTTcattttcagggccaggtggaaTCCTCGGCTATGTGAAGATGACACTGCtgtgtccccaccaccaccaccagctggAGACACCATCCCAGGAGTAACTGAGCCTCACCTCTTAGATCTGGGCTGCTCACACCAAGGACAGGCTGAGTttactgtcaaaccagaaaaagGACACTGAGAATGACACTTCTGTCTCTTAAGGAATGGGCACAACTGccccttcaattaaaaaaaaaaaaacacatttttttttgcctccagggttaattgctgggacttggtgccggcactgtgaatcctagtggccatttccccctatttttattgaataggacagatagaaattgagagggagggggaatagacagagagagagtgatgccttcagacctgcttcactactcatgaagcatccccctgcaggtggggagcaagggctcgaacccagatccttgcacatggcactatgagcttaactgggtgcgccgaCACCCGGCCCTAACACTAAAACCCCACCTGGGCAGATACAGTTCTGCATCTGTCTGTGGCAGGTAGGTGTTATGGACGAACCTCCATGTGGACCTTCTCCAATGAGAAGGGACGTGGCTGATGACTGTGATGGGAAGAAGTTTCTAGAACACTTGGGTGTTGAATAAAGCACCAAAATGAGGgtgcagacttttaaaaaaaaatttttttataattttattttattcccttttgttgcccttgttgttttattgttgt is a genomic window of Erinaceus europaeus chromosome 15, mEriEur2.1, whole genome shotgun sequence containing:
- the AIMP2 gene encoding aminoacyl tRNA synthase complex-interacting multifunctional protein 2 isoform X1, translating into MPMYQAKPYHESTALHVELPTCIYRLPNVHGRTGGPAPDAGHVQGKSNSSLEALESRQDDILKRLYELKAAVDGLSKMIQTPDADLDVTNIMQAGEPTALSAGMLDLNSVLGKDYGALQDIVINANPASPPLSLLVLHQLLCEHYRVLSTVHTHSAVKNVPENLLKCFGEQAKLQPRHEYQLGFTLIWKNVPKTQMKFSVQKMCPIEGEGNIARFLFSLFGQKHDAVNSTLIDGWVDIAMFQLKQGSSKEKAAVFRSMNSALGKSPWLVGNELTVADVVLWSVLQQIGGGDGTLPANVQRWVRACENLAPFSTALKLLR
- the AIMP2 gene encoding aminoacyl tRNA synthase complex-interacting multifunctional protein 2 isoform X3, producing the protein MIQTPDADLDVTNIMQAGEPTALSAGMLDLNSVLGKDYGALQDIVINANPASPPLSLLVLHQLLCEHYRVLSTVHTHSAVKNVPENLLKCFGEQAKLQPRHEYQLGFTLIWKNVPKTQMKFSVQKMCPIEGEGNIARFLFSLFGQKHDAVNSTLIDGWVDIAMFQLKQGSSKEKAAVFRSMNSALGKSPWLVGNELTVADVVLWSVLQQIGGGDGTLPANVQRWVRACENLAPFSTALKLLR
- the AIMP2 gene encoding aminoacyl tRNA synthase complex-interacting multifunctional protein 2 isoform X2, giving the protein MDAQGKSNSSLEALESRQDDILKRLYELKAAVDGLSKMIQTPDADLDVTNIMQAGEPTALSAGMLDLNSVLGKDYGALQDIVINANPASPPLSLLVLHQLLCEHYRVLSTVHTHSAVKNVPENLLKCFGEQAKLQPRHEYQLGFTLIWKNVPKTQMKFSVQKMCPIEGEGNIARFLFSLFGQKHDAVNSTLIDGWVDIAMFQLKQGSSKEKAAVFRSMNSALGKSPWLVGNELTVADVVLWSVLQQIGGGDGTLPANVQRWVRACENLAPFSTALKLLR